A window of Yoonia sp. SS1-5 genomic DNA:
TCAAGGCATCCTATGTGACGTTGATCTTGTTGATCGGCAGCATCATCGGCACAATCATTGCGGTGCGGCTGATACGGCGGCATTTACAGCGCAAACGCAGACGCGCGCGGCGATATCCGGCGCTCTACGCAACGCGGTACACGCGCGAGGGGCGCGAATATGAGGGCGTCCTGCACGATATCAGCGGCAACGGCGCAAAACTGGCGCATGACGCCGAGAATGCGCCGAAACTTAAAACCGCCATCGCGATCATGATCGGGGCCGATTGGCATCACGGTGTCATCGCGTGGAATAACCAGCACTACAGCGGGATCCTCTTTAACAAAGCCCTCAGCGCTGCGCAGGTCGCGGACATCCGCAATTCCGCCGGCATTTCAAAGACACTCGCTCAAACGCAACGCGGCGCCCCATTGGACGCCGCATAAACGATCAAGATATGTGGTGGGCAGTTACTGCGCGCCGTTGATGAACTTTACTGCGTCACCAAAGGTTTGAATGGTTTCAGCAGCGTCATCAGGGATTTCGATACCGAACTCTTCTTCAAAAGCCATCACCAGCTCAACAGTATCAAGGCTATCTGCGCCCAGATCATCAATGAAGGAAGCCGATTCCGTCACTTTATCTTCTTCAACACCAAGATGTTCTACAACGATCTTGCGTACGCGCTCAGCAACGTCGCTCATATCAATTCCTCATGTCTTTCTGGGCTTCGGCCCGTTTTCACTCTGGGCATTCGCCCTCTTCGTCGATCCGGTTGTTTCCGGACCAATACCAATCTGCGCAGAGACATCTGACGTCGGGTCACATGCACATTTTGGCAAATCTGCGTGGCCTATAACAGAGAATTCCGTATAGGCAAACGATTTCACCTCCGCGCCTAGAACATGGCCATGCCGCCATTCACATGCAAGGTCGTGCCGGTCACATAAGCGGCCTCAGGGCTAGAAAGATACAGTACAGCAGCCGCAATTTCATCGGAATCGCCCATCCGGCCCGCAGGAATCTGGCCCAAAATTCCGGCCTTCTGATCATCTGTCAGCTTCTCGGTCATGGCGGT
This region includes:
- a CDS encoding acyl carrier protein, translated to MSDVAERVRKIVVEHLGVEEDKVTESASFIDDLGADSLDTVELVMAFEEEFGIEIPDDAAETIQTFGDAVKFINGAQ